The following coding sequences lie in one Zingiber officinale cultivar Zhangliang chromosome 2B, Zo_v1.1, whole genome shotgun sequence genomic window:
- the LOC122048356 gene encoding uncharacterized protein LOC122048356 translates to MEANIWNDLVKIHRNKEDHKIKCEIAWKNKMTATDESTTKHTGDSISFGSHRERMKKDLGRNVDEFEVFERMHKRKQGIGEFVDNKSARVSEQYKERQNVDDQSTRPSFNLKSWCDVVGDPCKGRVYGFGRNQHFRRSYNGNSIEMCSHEKNKELSQEIEDMCAISKRMEEEITESKNKLELVIKENRQREEQLIEEGMQREENLKEMVRKMI, encoded by the exons ATGGAAGCTAATATATGGAATGACTTGGTTAAAATTCATCGGAATAAAGAAGATCACAAGATTAAATGTGAAATTGCATGGAAGAATAAAATGACAGCGACGGATGAGTCTACTACCAAGCATACTGGGGATTCAATTTCTTTTGGATCACACCGTGAGAGAATG AAAAAAGATTTGGGACGAAATGTGGATGAATTTGAGGTTTTTGAACgaatgcataaaagaaagcaaGGTATTGGAGAGTTTGTGGATAACAAATCAGCTCGAGTTAGT GAACAATATAAAGAGAGACAAAATGTTGATGATCAGTCTACTCGACCTTCATTCAATCTCAAATCATGGTGTGATGTGGTGGGCGACCCATGTAAGGGGAGGGTGTACGGATTTGGACGCAATCAACATTTTAGAAGATCATACAATGGGAATTCCATTGAAATGTGCTCTCATGAGAAGAACAAGGAATTATCTCAAGAAATTGAAGACATGTGTGCTATTAGCAAGAGGATGGAGGAAGAAATTACTGAAAGCAAAAATAAATTGGAACTCGTTATCAAAGAAAATAGACAGAGGGAAGAACAACTTATCGAGGAAGGTatgcaaagagaagaaaatctaaaAGAGATGGTTCGTAAAATGATTTAA